A single Nicotiana tabacum cultivar K326 chromosome 5, ASM71507v2, whole genome shotgun sequence DNA region contains:
- the LOC107812501 gene encoding large ribosomal subunit protein uL4-like, with product MATAAAIPTTTVQSFENDMATDGAVPLPAVMKAPIRPDVVTYVHSNISKNARQPYAVSKKAGHQTSAESWGTGRAVSRIPRVAGGGTHRAGQAAFGNMCRGGRMFAPTKIWRRWHRKIPVNQKRYAVASAIAASAVPSLVLARGHRIESVPELPLVVSDSVESIEKTSNAVKALKQIGAYPDAEKAKDSHAIRPGKGKMRNRRYISRKGPLIVYGTEGAKLVKAFRNIPGVEICHVDRLNLLKLAPGGHLGRFIVWTKSAYEKLDEIYGSFDKASEKKKGYVLPRPKMVNADLARIINSDEVQSVVRPIKKDVNKRATLKKNPLKNLNVLLKLNPYAKTARRMSLLAEAQRVKAKKEKLDKKRHQVTKEEASAIRAAGTSWFKTMISDSDYTEFENFTKWLGVTQ from the exons ATGGCAACAGCTGCCGCCATTCCCACCACCACCGTTCAATCCTTCGAAAATGACATGGCCACTGACGGCGCCGTTCCTCTACCCGCCGTCATGAAAGCTCCGATCCGACCCGACGTCGTAACCTACGTCCACTCGAACATTTCCAAAAATGCCCGTCAACCTTACGCCGTTTCCAAAAAAGCTGgtcatcaaacctccgctgagtcatGGGGTACTGGACGTGCTGTTTCACGTATCCCTCGTGTCGCCGGTGGCGGAACCCACCGTGCTGGGCAAGCTGCTTTTGGTAACATGTGTCGTGGTGGTCGCATGTTCGCTCCGACCAAAATCTGGCGCCGTTGGCACCGTAAGATCCCCGTTAACCAAAAGCGTTACGCTGTTGCTTCAGCTATTGCTGCGTCTGCTGTTCCTTCGCTTGTCCTTGCGCGTGGTCATCGTATTGAATCAGTTCCTGAGCTCCCTCTTGTTGTTTCGGATTCAGTTGAGAGCATTGAAAAGACTTCTAATGCTGTCAAAGCTTTAAAACAAATTGGTGCTTATCCTGATGCTGAGAAAGCTAAGGACAGTCACGCGATTCGTCCAGGTAAAGGTAAAATGCGTAACCGTAGGTACATTTCCCGTAAAGGTCCACTGATTGTGTACGGAACCGAAGGTGCTAAGCTAGTGAAAGCCTTCCGTAATATCCCTGGAGTCGAAATTTGCCATGTCGATCGACTGAATTTACTGAAGCTTGCTCCTGGAGGTCATTTGGGAAGGTTTATTGTGTGGACTAAATCAGCTTATGAGAAATTGGATGAGATTTATGGTTCCTTTGATAAGGCGTCTGAGAAGAAGAAGGGATACGTGTTGCCCAGGCCTAAAATGGTGAATGCTGATCTGGCTAGGATTATTAATTCTGATGAGGTGCAGTCCGTTGTGAGGCCAATCAAGAAGGATGTTAACAAGAGGGCGACATTGAAGAAGAACCCACTTAAGAACCTGAATGTGCTGCTGAAGCTTAACCCGTATGCAAAGACTGCAAGGAGAATGTCTCTTTTGGCTGAGGCTCAACGTGTTAAGGCTAAGAAAGAGAAGCTTGACAAGAAGAGGCATCAAGTCACTAAG GAGGAGGCATCAGCTATCAGGGCAGCAGGCACATCTTGGTTCAAGACAATGATTTCAGATTCTGACTACACAGAGTTCGAGAACTTCACAAAGTGGCTTGGTGTTACACAGTGA